The region TGCGGGTGCCGGAGGCTTCGCCGGTTTCTACCATGAGCTTGGCGAGGAACTTGGCGTCTTCGTACTTCTTCATGAAGGCACCGCTGCCGGTTTTGACGTCGAGGACGAGGGCCTTGAGGTCTTCTGCGAGCTTCTTGCTCATGATGCTGGCGGTGATGAGGTATGGGCTTTCGACGGTGCCGGTGTGGTCGCGGAGGGCGTAGAGGATGCGGTCGGCGGGGACGATGGTGGGGGTCTGGCCGATGAGGGATGCGCCGCAGGTGCGGAGGACTTCGAGGAAGCGGGTGAGGGAGAGCTGGGTGTTGAAGCCGGGGATGGTTTCGAGCTTGTCGAGAGTTCCGCCGGTGTGACCGAGGGAGCGGCCGCTGATCATGGGGACGCAGATGCCTGGGGTGTCGTGGGGGGTGGGATGGGCGAGGCCGGCGGCGGCGAGGATGGGGGCGATGAGGAGGGAGGTCTTGTCGCCTACACCGCCGGTGGAGTGCTTGTCGATGGTGAAGGTTTGGAGGGGGGAGGCGTCGAAGGTCTCGCCGGAGTAACGCATGGCTTTGGTGAGGGCGGCGAGTTCGTCGGTGTTGAGGCCGCGCTGGAAGACGGCCATGAGGAAGGCGGCGATCTGGGCTTCGGTGATGCCTTTGCCGGTGACGACGGCGGTGATGACGGCTTGGATCTCTTCGGGGGTGAGGGTGAGGCCGTCGCGTTTGTGGATGATGACGTCGAGAGGGTGGATCATGGGTTCCTTTGGAACAGCTGTCAGGGATCAGTTAGAGCTTTAGATCAGGGAGGATTGGGTGAAGGCGTTGGGGAGTAGGTCTGCCATGGTGCAGGTGGTGGTGCCGGTTTCTGTGGGGAAGACGATGGTGGTTCCAGGGGCGGCGAACTCAGCCAGGGTCTGGCGGCAGGCTCCGCAGGGAGAGCAGGCGGCTCCGTTGAGGTTGACGACGACGACGGCTCGGATGCGGATGGCGGGGCCGTGGGTGGCGACGGCGGCGGCGATGGCGGCCTGCTCGGCACAAGAGGTGAGGCGGTAGGAGGCGTTTTCTACGTTGCAGCCGGTGACGATCTCTCCCGATTCAAGCAGGAGGGCTGCGCCAACCTGGAAGTTGCTATAGGGCGCGTAGGCGTTCGAGGCTACGGCTTCGGCGTGGCGGGTGAGTTCGGCGAGCTGGGTTGGGGCTAGTTCTGTGGGCGTCATGGGTGTCTGACGAGAGTAGAAGCTTGCGCGGGGGAAGACAAGCGGAGGTAATGGGTGGGAATCAGGATGGAACTGATGGAGTGATGGGCGGGGTCGATACAGGAGATATGGACGAGCTTCTGAGTGCCGGAGAGGAATTGATTGGGGAGTTTCTGGCGGAGAGCCGGGAGGGGCTCGACCGGATGGAGTTGTGCCTGACGGAGCTGGAGGTGAGGCCGGGGGATGGGGAGCTGGTGGGGGAGATCTTCAGGGCGGTGCATAACATCAAGGGGACGGTGGGGTTCCTGGGGTTTGGGCGGCTGGAGCGGCTGGCTCATGCGGGGGAGACGCTGCTGGGGTCCTTGCGCGATGGGCGGGTGAGGGCGGATGAGGAACTGATCAGCGGGCTGCTGCGGTTGCTGGATGGGCTGAGGGAGATTCTGGGGCTGATCGAGGCGACCGGGGCTGAGGGTGCGGATGGGGATTTGGTGCTGATTGCGGAGTTGACGGCGCTGAATGAGAGTGGGGCTGCGGCGGAAGGGGTGGGTGCGCGGCGAGGGGTGGAGGTGTTTGGGGCGGCGGAGAAGACGTTGCGGGTTGATGTTGAGGTGCTCGACCGGATGATGAATCTGGTGGGGGAGTTGGTGCTGACTCGGAACCAGATTGTGCAGAGGCCATGCGAGGGTGAGGGGTTTGGGGTGCTGGCTCGGCGGCTGGATTCTGTGACGGCGGAGCTGCGGGAGTCTGTGATGCGGGCTCGGATGCAGCCGGTGGGGCATGTGTTCGGGAAGTTCTCACGGCTGGTGCGGGAGCTGGGGAGGACGTGTGGGAAGAAGGTGCGGATCGAGTTTGCGGGGTTGGAGACGGGGCTGGACAAGAGCTTGCTGGAGGCGATCAAGGACCCGCTGACCCATGCGGTGAGGAATGCGGTGGATCACGGGATCGAAGGGCCGGCGGAGCGGGTGGCGGCGGGTAAGGCGGCGGAGGGGGTTATCCGGCTGGAGGCTTACCAAGAGGGTGGGGCGGTGGTGATCGAACTCTCTGACGATGGGGCGGGGATGTGCCGGCGGAGGTTGATTGGGAAGGCTTTGGAGCGGGGGCTGATCAGTGAAGAACAGGTTGCGGGGATGGGGGACGAGGATGCGCTGCAGTTGATCTTTCTGCCGGGGTTTTCTACGGCGGCGGAGGTTACGACCGTTTCGGGGCGGGGGGTGGGGATGGATGTGGTGCGGGCGAATGTGGAGAAGGCGGGCGGGACGGTGGAGGTGGAGTCGCGTGAGGGGTGGGGGACGGTGCTGAGGATGCGCGTGCCGTTGACGCTGGCGATTGTGCCGGCGCTGGTGGTGCGGAGTGGGGGGCAGAGCCTGTGCTTGCCGCAGAGTGCGGTGATGGAGCTGGTGTATGTGTCTAGCATGCAGGCGGCGAGGGGGATCGAGCGGATGGGCGGGGCGCAGCTCTATCGGCTGCGAGATGAGTTGCTGCCGCTGGTTTGGTTGGATGAGGTGATGCGGGTGCCGCAGCAGAGGCAGGCGCATGGGTTCTATGTCGCGGTGCTGGAGACGGATGGACGCCGGTACGGGTTGGCGGTGGATGAGTTGACGACGCCGGAGGAGATTGTGGTGAAACCGCTCTCTGCGGTGCTGCGGGATGTGGGGTTGTTCT is a window of Granulicella tundricola MP5ACTX9 DNA encoding:
- a CDS encoding thymidine phosphorylase; translation: MIHPLDVIIHKRDGLTLTPEEIQAVITAVVTGKGITEAQIAAFLMAVFQRGLNTDELAALTKAMRYSGETFDASPLQTFTIDKHSTGGVGDKTSLLIAPILAAAGLAHPTPHDTPGICVPMISGRSLGHTGGTLDKLETIPGFNTQLSLTRFLEVLRTCGASLIGQTPTIVPADRILYALRDHTGTVESPYLITASIMSKKLAEDLKALVLDVKTGSGAFMKKYEDAKFLAKLMVETGEASGTRTVALLTTMDEPLGRYSGNWIEVLECVDIMQGRRHPMSADLIELSNILSGWMIYLAGGAETPEAGARISDHILATGKAYEAWLRIVEAHGGDTAIFTHPETFHKPLATRILTAETTGYLSTIDCTEAGWAVQRLGAGRTKPGDPVSAHAGLEVHAKLGQKVEAGQPLLTLFAEEESLLAEPHEMLRATYRITPEKPTLNPLIREIIQR
- a CDS encoding cytidine deaminase codes for the protein MTPTELAPTQLAELTRHAEAVASNAYAPYSNFQVGAALLLESGEIVTGCNVENASYRLTSCAEQAAIAAAVATHGPAIRIRAVVVVNLNGAACSPCGACRQTLAEFAAPGTTIVFPTETGTTTCTMADLLPNAFTQSSLI
- a CDS encoding chemotaxis protein CheA encodes the protein MDELLSAGEELIGEFLAESREGLDRMELCLTELEVRPGDGELVGEIFRAVHNIKGTVGFLGFGRLERLAHAGETLLGSLRDGRVRADEELISGLLRLLDGLREILGLIEATGAEGADGDLVLIAELTALNESGAAAEGVGARRGVEVFGAAEKTLRVDVEVLDRMMNLVGELVLTRNQIVQRPCEGEGFGVLARRLDSVTAELRESVMRARMQPVGHVFGKFSRLVRELGRTCGKKVRIEFAGLETGLDKSLLEAIKDPLTHAVRNAVDHGIEGPAERVAAGKAAEGVIRLEAYQEGGAVVIELSDDGAGMCRRRLIGKALERGLISEEQVAGMGDEDALQLIFLPGFSTAAEVTTVSGRGVGMDVVRANVEKAGGTVEVESREGWGTVLRMRVPLTLAIVPALVVRSGGQSLCLPQSAVMELVYVSSMQAARGIERMGGAQLYRLRDELLPLVWLDEVMRVPQQRQAHGFYVAVLETDGRRYGLAVDELTTPEEIVVKPLSAVLRDVGLFSGATVLGNGMLAMILDVGAVAVRAGVKGMGKVTLAAVAEAMPMAEFLVFEQVVQGRMERGAMPLGLVERIERIRVAEVEYIGGRAVMQYRGDLMGLEDEGGLRDGEMATVLVCRRPDGSGRRYGLVVARVLDVTRGEPVPGGEPGLVLVKGRLASVHEDKAGLVPDGLLEMRGLREFGRNVA